TTCAAAAATTATACACAGCCAATTTTAGGGACTTTAGTCACTAGGGCAAAGGACAAcgattgttttcttctctcttttttgttatacattttgtttttttttacacccCGCATGCTTGGGTAGCTTGGTGCCTGACTACGAGGAGGGAGCGGTCCTCCCTCTGGGTAAGAGTCCACTAGTGACGCAACTGAGTCTTGAGATCAAACTCCCAACACCTGCTCGGGTCTACGTGTTGAGAAAACTTAGCTGATTGTCCTCGACATTTAAAGAAAAATCACAGATTGTTAAGTAAAACGTACCACACGTACAACATAAACACACCTAGAacacaggaggagagggggaagaggaggcagcgaGGCGAGGTGGGGTCTGGGGGCCTCCACACCACCCACACCTCCCACAACCGCCCACGCcgcccttcatcatcatcaacgtcatcatcatcatcacttctcaCACTGATCCACCTTAAGAACATCACATCATCACCGTCATGACTTTAAACTGTACATTCACGTAAACACAGAATTTGTACATGTTGAAGAAGAGGAGACATCACAGCAGCACACGAGGGGGCCAACACCGCCCTGGGGGCCCCTCACTCACTGGGTGTGGCGGCCCACCACCGACCACGCCCGCGCGCCCATCGCCCCTACAGGCGTACCAAGTAGGAGCGAGGGAGGTAGGACGCCGCAGCCCGCCCACTAGTGCAGGCCCGTGGTGGCTCCAAGGCCCCTGGCGTACAAGGAGTAGGGATTGTAGTAGGCGGAGAGGGGGTGAGGCGGCAGCGCTGAGAGCGAGGCGGTGAGCGCCGAGGCGGGCAGAGGCGCTGTAGGAGGCAGGTGAGCCAAGGGCGGCTTGGCGTACGGGTGGTAGCGCGGTGccgagaggggcgagaggggcggCGTCGGGTACCCGCGGGGCAGGTGCCCGGCCAGCAAGGGGTGGTGAAGGGCGTGGAGGGAGAGGCTCGATTCTGACGTGGACAGGTTGGTGTGTGTCCGGAGGTGCTGCAGGAGGTCCTCCGAGGTGGTGAAGCGCTTGCCGCAGTACGTGTCGCCCGCTATCCAGTTGCACACGTAGGGCTGGTGCGACCCGCCGACGAGGCCAGGAGGGGGGTACAGGCCGCTGCtgcaaagggaaggaggggacttAGCAACCAAATACAGATGCTTTCGTGATTTATACAGCAATATTACGGAACGCGTAGACGAAGGAAATAAAAGCGTAACATTCAGATATAACAAAATACACTGTAAAAATCGCAACGCAGTGTTGACAACTTACAGAGACGAAGCAGGCAGCGTTGGGAGGAGACCAGGTAGCGAACTAAGATTCTTCGTGTGAGCAGCGATCTGGGCGCACTGGGTGCATCCGGGCGGACAAGTGCCATTCACCACCTGGGCGGCGTGGGCGTTGATCTGGCACCCTGCACAATAAGGGTCGCGGCAGACTGGCACTACTGTCTCGCTGCCACTTGCGGTCTTCACTCGAGCGTAACCGATGTAGGGACTGGAAAGTGCCGCCGCCGTGCTGGTGGGGGGGACCTGGGGGGAGGCAGCAAAAAAGGCGATTCAGAGACTTGTTTTTCACCAGCATatgctttctcttctccatcgTTAAATCGTTAATTATGTTTGAGGCATTATTTCAGCACGAACAAAAGAACTTGATTTAAGACCGTACTTTATAATATATCTTGTCAGTGTTTTTTAAACGTAAAACATAACCATAATGTTACTTTAGACAGTTTCAATTAATATTTTGCAAGGTACAATCTCCAGGGACATGAAATGAATACAGCATTAGACGACAAGGTAAATTCCCCAGATTTTCATACTCCTTCATATAACTAAAACTAATAATGCTTTATCATTACGGGATAAATATTCAATCTAAAATCAATTCTTCTCATACTGATCGATACTGAAAAACTGTCCTACTGCAAACGCTGCATTGTTTACTAGACAAGGAGGTCCTCCTCGAGGCCGAGACTCACCTTGGCTGTGAGAGCTGAGAGTCCTGCTGCGCCGAGCGGGTCAAGGCCCAGTGCCAGGTGTGGGTAGAGACTCGGTGCCAACTTGTAGGCGGCCAGGGGGTCCTTACTGAGGTCCCCCAGGCCGGGGAGGCTGTGTGACGAACTCAGCGACGAGGAAATCTTTGGTGTGGTTGGGGAGGACACTCGTGGGGAaatcgaggaggaggacgacgaggttGGAGGGTCGTGAGGCCGCGAGGACGACCTCCCACTCTCGCTCCCTCTGGAGGAGGACCGCTCGGCGCTGGGCTGCCGCGCGTGGGGCGAGCGAGCGTGAGGCGAGGACCGTTTGGGGCTCACGcgctcctcgtcgtcgtccttcttcttctcgtagGGCTTGAACGAGGACGTGGTCGTCTTGGTGTCGTCCGACGGCGTAATGGTGAGTGTGGCGCCCGGAGACTTCGCCCCGGGGGAGGACTTGCCCTTGCTGGAGCTCTTCTCGACCGGGGGGATGCTGCCCTTCTGGGACAAGTCCGCGCCGATAGACGAGCATGTCTGCGCCAGGAGTGCCAAGGGGGACTTTTTGGCATCCAGCTgcaagatggaaaagggaatcATCAGAACGGAGGCTGTGAGCTCGCAGAGCAACGCGGCGCCAACCGATCGCACGGATCACTTACAAATACAATTTCTGGGGAGGACACCTACACGTGGGGATGCAAAAGCATGAGAAAAGATaaacagtaaagaaaaaagtaCGATTTTTTCTGTCTTCGCTTCGCACGTGGTTCAGACACTGAGAGCGAgactttttccttcttatcaacttatatacattgtaaaaaaaaaaaaaaaagtcgccaTAATCTATTTACAAgtttgaaaaaagtaaaacacaatcatacatactCCTATTGATAACTATGACAAGTACTTAAAAACATTCACAGACTGTCTTATTCAATGATATTTCCTAATTTCGGTCGCCAAGTTACGTGTTTGCGTCTCACACGCAAGTCCCGCAATGACGCACATGGCTGTTTAGAAGGCTACAGAAATCGCCCCCAAGTACTTTACTATACAAAAAGTCTTTCGAAACTCCCGAGACACCAGAACGCAGCACGCACTTCTGACGGACGAGCGATCTCGTGGTGTCAaggagtagatgagagagagaggaatggacatTCGCTCAGTTTATAACATTCTTCAGAACTTTATCACTTGCGCTGTTCTTCACTGTTTCCACTTATTCTGCACGAAGCAACACACTAACACTGCCGTACGACATGATACAAGTCGACAGCTCCATACAAAAAAACTCTCGCCAGTGACAAACTCACGTAAACAAAACTAATAAACTTACCTCAATTGACTGTCCCTGTAGAGGGTTTAGATATTCTGGTCGCAGGTATTGGTTTCCACTTGAAGTCAACATTTTGTCCACTGTAATTAATTACACTGTGTCACAGACAACGCTTACAGAGTTTCACTAATCAGGTCACAAGAGACTCTGTTTCACGCACATAGCACCACCTTCGTCCACTGCCACTGAGCGCTACTAACTGAATGAATATTCTTGATTTCTGCTCACTCGTACCCGAGTCTGCGTGACGTCACCGAACCGCGGCTTGTAACGCGCCCCATGATTGGCGGAAAATGTCCCGTTAGATTTCACACGTTGGACTCGTCGACACGCGCTGATTGGTGCTCGGGTCTTGGGGAGTTGTAAAGCGCGCCTTGATTGGTCGATGGGGATGTTATGTCGTCACTTAGGATGATGAATGGTAGGATGATGGGTAAAGCGAGAGTCACCAATCAGAAGTACGACACTAATGATCTGACACATGGCCGCCTCTCATCTCATCGCTCACCCCTCACAAAATATCGTTCACTTGCCTTATTTTTTCAGCGCTTACAGATTTGAAGATGGCGAAGCATTCTGAGACTGAGCAAGCTGTCCGGGGGAGTGAAACTTGATCGTGTACAGGGCGCTACGGACACACCCGCGCTGCTCCTCGTAATTGCTTCATTTTACAACATCTAAAGTCGTTTATTAATCTAAATTatcttgttgatatcattataatattattttagaAGACTTCCACTGCATCTATGGAGAAATGCAgctagaagagagaaggaaggaccgACGCAGGATAAATTCAAATGCGCTGAGATGGAGGCGAgaggtcgggagggagggagggaaggagcgggcgggaggagcgagggagggagggagggagggcggaggtgaCGACAGCCGACGCGCGCTCGGCTGACCCGCACGCtggtaccctcccctcctcccctcctcgagaccctccctctcctccgccccgtCACCTGACatgcccctcctactcctcccctcgcTGCCCTTCTAGTTGGGGAAATATATTTAGCGCGTTTGATAAATCATCACTTTGATGTACTGCAAACGGCATTAGTCACACACTATTTATGCTCAATGATTAGATATTTCGTCGATAGTGGCAACCAggaattttactttcttttttttttcttatattttcgcaAGAACGTACCACTGTTTCGGCACGGTTTTCAACACGCATTTTCTTCACCTTGAGGCAGCTGTAACATACAAACAATCCTCGCACAGAGAAGACTTTACGAATTTCTTAATTAATGGCACGGTTGGATGCAGTCTATCCTCACAATGCCTTATCTGTATTTACGTGAAACTTATTGAGCGCTCGTTACCCCTCGCTTCCCGCCGGACGCACATCGGAAAACGCATCTTATTCCCGGCCTAATTTAAGATTACATTCCCGTCCACGCGCTATGACTCTCTCTTAAtcacaagtatttatatatttatcactcTTAAATACCCGCCAGCGATAGTAAGCAAACCAGAGTAAATATGTAGGCCAAGTAGTAAAGCAAACCGAATGTGGTAGGGCGACGGACGTACATGTAATTTGCAGGCTGACTAATGCAAGCATTCCGTGCAGACAAGACTCGCTTAGCAGTGGATTGGACTTCTGTGTGTTATTATTTTCCATGCTTGCGGCCGTAACGAAGATGGTTGGTCGTCGGTGTTTACATTTGGCCGAGAAATAACTTAGGGAATGAGTGTAAATAATCATTACGTTGGTCGAGGTGTATTCCCAGACGCTGATGTATGTTcctggaaagtgtgtgtgtgtgtgtgtgtgtgtgtgtgtgtgtgtgtgtgtgtgtgtgtgtgtgtgtgtgtgtgtgtgtgtgcatatttgaataaagatgtgtgtgtgtgcatgtttgtgtatgtgtgtgtgtgtatgtctacaaatgtatgtatgtaggcatgcggGTATTGTTAGTATTGAATATTCGCTTTTGTAAGTATATAGGGGCCAAATGATaaccataaataacaataaaagattgTTATCGTTAGTTTTTaccataataaaataattattataataatgtaacGATTGCAACTACTattaatcacgatgataatagaaatagcaataatcatgataatatcaatatcatcaatgataacaataataacagtaatgatcaaaacaatgatgataataacaatagaaatagattattataaatattttctcaTGAGGATACTGCTTACAATGCGACTAGCTAAATGCTATTaaagatataatagtaatgatgatgatgatgctaataataataagtgatattaatgataacatcactaaatatgataatggcagtaa
The sequence above is a segment of the Penaeus vannamei isolate JL-2024 unplaced genomic scaffold, ASM4276789v1 unanchor4448, whole genome shotgun sequence genome. Coding sequences within it:
- the LOC113819997 gene encoding zinc finger protein Noc, giving the protein MLTSSGNQYLRPEYLNPLQGQSIELDAKKSPLALLAQTCSSIGADLSQKGSIPPVEKSSSKGKSSPGAKSPGATLTITPSDDTKTTTSSFKPYEKKKDDDEERVSPKRSSPHARSPHARQPSAERSSSRGSESGRSSSRPHDPPTSSSSSSISPRVSSPTTPKISSSLSSSHSLPGLGDLSKDPLAAYKLAPSLYPHLALGLDPLGAAGLSALTAKVPPTSTAAALSSPYIGYARVKTASGSETVVPVCRDPYCAGCQINAHAAQVVNGTCPPGCTQCAQIAAHTKNLSSLPGLLPTLPASSLSGLYPPPGLVGGSHQPYVCNWIAGDTYCGKRFTTSEDLLQHLRTHTNLSTSESSLSLHALHHPLLAGHLPRGYPTPPLSPLSAPRYHPYAKPPLAHLPPTAPLPASALTASLSALPPHPLSAYYNPYSLYARGLGATTGLH